In Brevundimonas sp. SGAir0440, one DNA window encodes the following:
- the thpR gene encoding RNA 2',3'-cyclic phosphodiesterase, translating to MLRLFTALTLPPDVAETLKRRQSGLPGARWRPLDALHVTLAFYGETDERRADDLASELTRVTGGPFEIALKGVGCFGDDHRSHTLWAGVETPNERLSVLAGRCKAAGERAGIGMEARAYKPHVTLAYLKTQTNPDRLGAWVSGHNLLHSPPIRIDRFGLYSSVLTDSGSHYELEREYLL from the coding sequence ATGCTTCGTCTGTTCACCGCCCTGACCCTGCCGCCCGACGTCGCAGAGACGCTCAAGCGACGGCAATCAGGGCTGCCCGGCGCACGGTGGCGGCCGCTGGACGCCCTGCACGTCACGCTCGCCTTCTATGGCGAGACCGACGAACGCCGCGCCGACGATTTGGCGTCGGAACTGACGCGCGTGACGGGCGGTCCGTTCGAGATCGCGCTGAAGGGCGTCGGCTGTTTCGGCGACGACCATCGCAGCCATACGCTGTGGGCTGGGGTCGAAACGCCCAACGAGCGCCTGTCGGTTCTCGCCGGGCGCTGCAAGGCCGCGGGGGAACGGGCCGGGATCGGCATGGAGGCGCGCGCCTACAAACCGCATGTGACCCTGGCCTATCTGAAAACCCAGACCAATCCCGACCGTCTCGGCGCCTGGGTGTCAGGGCACAATCTGTTGCATTCGCCGCCGATCCGCATCGACCGCTTCGGCCTGTATTCCAGCGTCCTGACCGACAGCGGCAGCCACTACGAACTGGAGCGGGAGTATCTGCTGTGA
- a CDS encoding GNAT family N-acetyltransferase, which translates to MNAAAYAVPPHVTLGPTLETERLILRPPAVEDFPRWAEFMADPETARFIGGVQPAPQVWRLICTVAGMWALTGEGMFSILEKKTGQWIGRIGPLHPYGWPGREVGWSLHRDATGKGYAVEAAAATMDYAFDVLGWDDVIHCIAPENLPSAAVATRLGSRNRGPGLLPEPLKDIAIDLWGQTRDEWAINRARLKG; encoded by the coding sequence GTGAACGCTGCCGCATACGCCGTGCCGCCCCATGTGACCTTGGGGCCGACGCTGGAGACGGAGCGGCTGATCCTGCGTCCGCCGGCGGTTGAGGACTTTCCGCGCTGGGCTGAGTTCATGGCCGATCCCGAGACCGCCCGCTTCATCGGCGGGGTCCAGCCCGCGCCCCAGGTCTGGCGCCTGATCTGCACCGTCGCGGGCATGTGGGCCCTGACGGGCGAAGGGATGTTCTCCATCCTGGAAAAGAAGACGGGCCAGTGGATCGGCCGCATCGGGCCGCTGCACCCCTATGGCTGGCCCGGCCGCGAGGTGGGCTGGAGCCTGCATCGCGACGCCACCGGCAAGGGTTATGCAGTCGAAGCGGCCGCAGCCACGATGGACTATGCCTTCGACGTGCTGGGGTGGGACGACGTGATCCACTGCATCGCGCCCGAGAACCTGCCCTCGGCGGCGGTCGCGACACGGTTGGGTTCGCGCAATCGCGGGCCGGGCCTCCTGCCCGAACCCCTCAAGGACATCGCCATCGATCTGTGGGGCCAGACCCGCGACGAATGGGCGATCAATCGGGCGCGCCTGAAGGGCTGA
- the rlmN gene encoding 23S rRNA (adenine(2503)-C(2))-methyltransferase RlmN → MSITLDLSRVSNAPAVKAPVNLSGLTRAGLRQALIDANVCPPEKAKMRASQVWSWIHHYGVTEFSAMSNVAKDMQAKLAEHFTLARPEVVERQVSKDGTRKWLIRTAPGIEIETVYIPDVGRAGALCVSSQVGCTLNCTFCHTGTQKLVRNLTAAEIVAQVQVARDDLEEWPSPKEDRRLSNIVFMGMGEPLYNLDHVADAIDIISDNEGIALSRRRITVSTSGVVPQLQALGDRTAAMLAISLHATNDALRDVLVPLNKKYPLDQLMAAIRAYPGLSNARRVTFEYVMLKGVNDSPEEARALLKLIEGIPAKINLIPFNPWPGVEYECSDWKTIERFAAILNKAGYASPIRTPRGRDILAACGQLKSESEKVRASALRKAEQAAA, encoded by the coding sequence TTGAGCATCACGCTCGATCTTTCGCGCGTCTCTAACGCGCCCGCCGTCAAGGCGCCCGTCAACCTCAGCGGTCTGACGCGCGCCGGCCTGCGCCAGGCCCTGATCGACGCGAACGTCTGTCCGCCCGAGAAGGCCAAGATGCGCGCCAGCCAGGTCTGGAGCTGGATCCACCACTATGGCGTGACCGAGTTTTCGGCCATGAGCAATGTCGCCAAGGACATGCAGGCCAAGCTGGCCGAGCACTTCACCCTGGCCCGCCCCGAGGTCGTCGAGCGCCAGGTGTCCAAGGACGGTACGCGCAAATGGCTGATCCGCACCGCGCCGGGCATCGAGATCGAGACGGTCTACATCCCCGACGTGGGCCGGGCCGGCGCCCTGTGCGTGTCCAGCCAGGTCGGCTGCACCCTGAACTGCACCTTCTGCCACACCGGCACGCAGAAGCTGGTGCGCAATCTGACCGCCGCCGAGATCGTGGCCCAGGTCCAGGTGGCGCGCGACGATCTGGAGGAATGGCCGTCGCCCAAGGAAGATCGGCGCCTGTCCAACATCGTCTTCATGGGCATGGGCGAGCCGCTCTACAATCTGGACCACGTCGCCGACGCCATCGACATCATCTCGGACAATGAGGGCATCGCCCTGTCGCGCCGTCGGATCACGGTCTCGACCTCGGGCGTGGTGCCGCAGCTTCAGGCCTTGGGCGACCGGACGGCGGCCATGCTGGCCATCAGCCTGCACGCCACCAACGACGCCCTGCGCGACGTGCTGGTGCCGCTGAACAAGAAGTATCCGCTGGACCAGCTGATGGCGGCGATCCGGGCCTATCCGGGCCTGTCGAACGCGCGGCGGGTGACGTTCGAATACGTCATGCTGAAGGGCGTCAACGACAGCCCGGAAGAGGCGCGGGCGCTGCTGAAGCTGATCGAGGGCATTCCAGCCAAGATCAATCTGATCCCGTTCAACCCGTGGCCTGGCGTCGAGTATGAATGCTCGGACTGGAAGACGATCGAGCGCTTCGCCGCCATCCTGAACAAGGCCGGCTACGCCTCGCCCATCCGCACCCCCCGCGGCCGCGACATCCTGGCCGCCTGCGGCCAGTTGAAGTCCGAAAGCGAGAAGGTCAGGGCGTCGGCGCTCCGGAAAGCGGAACAGGCGGCGGCCTGA
- a CDS encoding DUF2794 domain-containing protein, translating into MSLNPHDTTPAPGPVFFDRRELDPILRVYGRMVAQGEWRDYAMVGHKDFAEFAVFRRSGDAPLYRIEKRPALQTRQGQWAVIGEGGQILKRGRDLAQVLRVFDGRKFQVVE; encoded by the coding sequence ATGAGCCTGAACCCTCACGACACGACGCCGGCGCCCGGCCCCGTCTTCTTCGACCGTCGCGAACTGGACCCGATCCTCAGAGTCTATGGACGCATGGTCGCGCAGGGCGAATGGCGCGACTACGCCATGGTCGGACACAAGGACTTCGCCGAGTTCGCCGTCTTTCGCCGCAGCGGCGACGCCCCGCTCTACCGCATCGAAAAGCGCCCCGCCCTCCAGACCCGCCAGGGCCAGTGGGCCGTCATCGGCGAAGGCGGCCAGATCCTGAAACGCGGCCGCGACCTGGCCCAGGTGCTGCGCGTCTTCGATGGCCGCAAGTTCCAGGTGGTCGAGTGA
- a CDS encoding DUF6356 family protein, translated as MSQTMIDRPRSGSTPFARLFRDHPREVGETYFEHMAASAGFGFKLLGLAGAAFAHAIVPGVHKATVSTAIRSMAKDMGGRAEEARETRMRDAGVWDVGL; from the coding sequence ATGAGCCAGACGATGATCGACCGGCCTCGTTCAGGCTCCACTCCCTTCGCCCGGCTGTTCCGCGATCATCCCCGCGAAGTGGGCGAGACCTATTTCGAACATATGGCCGCCTCGGCCGGCTTCGGCTTCAAGCTGCTGGGTCTGGCGGGCGCCGCCTTTGCTCACGCGATCGTGCCGGGCGTGCACAAGGCCACCGTCTCGACCGCGATCCGCAGCATGGCCAAGGACATGGGCGGTCGGGCCGAGGAGGCGCGCGAGACCCGGATGCGCGACGCCGGCGTCTGGGACGTGGGCCTCTAG
- a CDS encoding Bax inhibitor-1/YccA family protein — protein MSDFNNGYARPLPQTADMSVDAGLRSFMLGVYNKLALGLVVAGALAYVTGNVYEVQRLLFVQTADGRIGLTILGMVVQFSPLVMLFGSMFFMKNPTAKGVNMLYWAVVATIGAGLGVLFLRYTQGSLASTFFVTAAAFGGLSLVGYTTKKDLTGMGTFLIMGVIGLIIASIVNMFLQSGTFYLIISGLGVLIFSGLIAYDTQRLKMTYYALGGDQNAMGVATGFGALSLFINFVNLFQFLLAFMGGNRN, from the coding sequence ATGAGCGATTTCAACAACGGCTACGCCCGTCCTCTGCCGCAGACGGCCGACATGTCGGTCGACGCCGGCCTGCGCAGCTTCATGCTGGGCGTCTACAACAAGCTGGCCCTTGGCCTCGTGGTCGCCGGCGCCCTGGCCTACGTCACCGGCAATGTTTACGAAGTGCAGCGCCTGCTGTTCGTCCAGACGGCGGACGGCCGGATCGGCCTGACGATCTTGGGAATGGTCGTCCAGTTTTCGCCGCTCGTGATGCTGTTCGGCTCGATGTTCTTCATGAAGAACCCGACGGCCAAGGGCGTGAACATGCTCTACTGGGCCGTGGTCGCCACGATCGGCGCGGGCTTGGGCGTCCTGTTCCTGCGTTACACGCAGGGTTCGTTGGCGTCCACCTTCTTCGTCACGGCGGCGGCCTTCGGCGGTCTTAGCCTGGTGGGCTACACGACCAAGAAGGACCTGACCGGCATGGGCACCTTCCTGATCATGGGCGTGATCGGCCTGATCATCGCCTCGATCGTGAACATGTTCCTGCAGTCCGGGACCTTCTACCTGATCATCTCGGGCCTGGGCGTGCTGATCTTCTCGGGTCTGATCGCCTACGACACCCAGCGTCTGAAGATGACCTACTACGCCCTGGGTGGCGACCAGAACGCGATGGGCGTGGCCACCGGCTTCGGCGCTCTGAGCCTGTTCATCAACTTCGTGAACCTGTTCCAATTCCTGCTGGCCTTCATGGGCGGCAACCGGAACTGA
- a CDS encoding DUF350 domain-containing protein produces the protein MDPSLSNVLSSAEVQAFASGFPVMVMHLIVTLLLLAAGATVYALLTPWKEVALIRQGNVAAAIAFAGILVGLAVPLAVSLAVSTSVRDIAIWGVATVVLQLLAFRVVDLLLTGLPERIRHGEISAAVVLLGAKLATAVILSAALTG, from the coding sequence ATGGACCCCTCCTTGTCGAACGTCCTTTCCAGCGCCGAGGTGCAGGCTTTCGCCTCGGGCTTCCCGGTCATGGTGATGCACCTGATCGTGACCCTGCTGCTGCTTGCGGCGGGGGCGACGGTCTATGCCCTGCTGACGCCGTGGAAGGAGGTCGCCCTGATCCGTCAGGGCAATGTCGCCGCCGCCATCGCCTTCGCGGGCATTCTGGTGGGGTTGGCGGTGCCGCTGGCGGTGTCGCTGGCGGTGTCGACCTCGGTGCGCGACATCGCCATCTGGGGCGTGGCGACCGTGGTGCTGCAGCTTCTGGCCTTCCGGGTCGTGGACCTGTTGCTGACGGGCCTGCCGGAGCGGATCCGCCACGGCGAGATTTCGGCGGCTGTGGTGCTGCTGGGCGCCAAGCTGGCGACGGCCGTCATCCTGTCCGCCGCGCTGACCGGCTGA
- a CDS encoding trypsin-like peptidase domain-containing protein — translation MPIRLSPASSMAAALALLASATPALAQSGAAGLPYDARRGVFSFSSGLEGSLPAVVQVTTLGQSRGPSSDAADPKPYASGSGVIVDAAEGLVITNNHVVEGGRKFTVDLTDGRLFDAVLVGADKATDIAVLRITPDGRPLNLKQVQTVDSDTLRTGDLAFAVGYPLGLDQTLTMGVISGLNRSGLGDAVEDYIQTDAAVNSGNSGGPLLDSRGRLIGINTSILSGGLGGGNDGIAFAVPTRIMLYVADQLKKNGEVKRGATGAIFGSLNAERARDLHLGIVRGAVVADVAPGSPAERAGLRHNDVITRIQGRPVANAGSVNATIGIAAPGSDLSVSYLRGGREATTSLAVETPADQPVIVGAQSVLAYGATLRDQDGGAQVTAVAAGSPPAQAELTAGDVITAIAGAPVADARAAATALQGASGSVEATVLRNGETLNLTLSL, via the coding sequence ATGCCGATCCGCCTTTCGCCCGCCTCCTCCATGGCCGCCGCCCTGGCCCTGCTGGCCTCAGCGACGCCGGCGCTGGCGCAATCGGGCGCGGCAGGCCTGCCCTATGACGCCCGGCGCGGGGTCTTCAGCTTCTCGTCGGGGCTGGAGGGCTCGCTTCCGGCGGTGGTTCAGGTCACGACCCTGGGCCAGTCGCGTGGCCCCAGTTCGGACGCGGCCGATCCCAAACCCTATGCCTCCGGCTCCGGCGTCATCGTCGATGCGGCCGAGGGGTTGGTGATCACCAACAATCACGTTGTCGAGGGCGGGCGAAAGTTCACCGTCGATCTGACGGACGGCCGGCTGTTCGACGCTGTGCTGGTGGGGGCGGACAAGGCGACCGACATCGCCGTGCTGCGCATCACGCCCGACGGTCGGCCGCTGAACCTGAAACAGGTCCAGACGGTGGATTCCGACACCCTGCGCACCGGCGATCTGGCCTTTGCGGTCGGCTATCCGCTGGGTCTGGACCAGACCCTGACCATGGGCGTCATCTCGGGCCTGAACCGCTCAGGGCTAGGCGACGCGGTCGAGGACTATATCCAGACCGACGCGGCCGTGAACTCGGGCAACTCCGGCGGGCCGCTGCTGGACAGCCGGGGCCGGCTGATCGGCATCAACACCTCGATCCTCTCAGGCGGTCTGGGCGGCGGCAACGACGGCATCGCCTTCGCCGTGCCGACGCGGATCATGCTCTACGTCGCCGATCAGTTGAAGAAGAACGGCGAGGTCAAGCGCGGCGCGACCGGCGCCATCTTCGGCTCGCTGAACGCCGAGCGAGCGCGCGACCTGCATCTGGGCATTGTGCGCGGGGCCGTCGTCGCCGATGTCGCGCCGGGATCGCCCGCCGAACGCGCCGGCCTGCGCCACAACGACGTCATCACCCGCATCCAGGGCCGCCCCGTCGCCAACGCCGGCTCGGTCAACGCCACCATCGGCATCGCCGCGCCGGGCTCGGACCTTAGCGTCTCCTATCTGCGCGGCGGCCGCGAGGCGACCACGTCGCTGGCGGTCGAGACGCCTGCTGATCAGCCCGTGATCGTCGGCGCACAGTCTGTACTGGCCTATGGGGCGACCCTGCGAGACCAGGACGGCGGCGCCCAGGTCACGGCCGTCGCTGCCGGCTCGCCCCCCGCCCAGGCCGAACTGACGGCCGGCGATGTGATCACCGCCATCGCCGGCGCGCCCGTCGCCGACGCTCGCGCGGCCGCGACCGCCCTGCAGGGCGCCTCGGGATCGGTTGAGGCGACCGTGCTCAGAAACGGAGAGACCCTGAACCTGACCCTATCGCTCTAA